The genomic window ACCGCGCCGCTGACCGCGCTCGATCCCCTCGGCCACAGCCACAATCAGCGGATGATCCCGACCGTCTTCGGTTGGTGGTCGGGTCTGCGAAAAGTGCAGGGCCAAAAAGTCTTTGAAGAGCACGTCACCCAGGCGGCGCTCCAGCCCCAGCACCAGACGAACTGCTTCTTGAAGCGTTTCGGCGAGATCGGGTTGGGATTCCAGGAATCGGCTTATTTGCTTTGCGATGCGCTCCTCCTCGCGTCGCTCCAGCTCCAGCAGCACATGTTGCTTGGTCGGGAAATGGAAGAAAAACGTGCCGTGCGCAACCCCCGCCGCATTGACGATCGCGCCTACATCCGCCTCGGTGATACCCGATCGCTTGAATTCGGCAATAGCCGCACCCATCAACCGCTCCCGGGTCTGTAAGCGCTTGCTCTCACGCGTAGTCAGGTTCTCCGCCATAGTCAGGTCAGTTCCTTGTTCGTCATGAGCACAAATGCCAGGAGTGTGGCTTATTCGACTGTAGTGTGCGCCAAGCTGATCTTTCCTTCCGACGCGACGAGTGCGCCG from Mycobacterium kubicae includes these protein-coding regions:
- a CDS encoding TetR/AcrR family transcriptional regulator — translated: MAENLTTRESKRLQTRERLMGAAIAEFKRSGITEADVGAIVNAAGVAHGTFFFHFPTKQHVLLELERREEERIAKQISRFLESQPDLAETLQEAVRLVLGLERRLGDVLFKDFLALHFSQTRPPTEDGRDHPLIVAVAEGIERGQRRGDIDSQVNPMNSAVFFLLGLYALLITTNAWPTRDAMLDDYVTRTLRGMEASGRK